The ANME-2 cluster archaeon genome segment CATCCTTTTTCTTTGTCGCTTTTGCTTAAATTGGGCTGATTCCATTTCTCTGCCCCTTTATTAAAATTCGAATCGCCACATGGCCAGAATACAGCAAAATTTCGATATGTTTGGCGTTCCACAAACCGTGCTGCCTGCCTGTCGGGGATTCCTTCTATGTCTGGGTCTGAAGATAATATCTCAATATCACCATCCGGAAGATATAGCTTGTTTCCACCGAAATAAACTGTACCGCAGTGTTCGCAATAGAGTAGTTCTAACACTCTAATATGTGTATCACTAACGATTGTTGAGGATGGGTACAGTTTCCCCACAGGCCTGCCATCGTCTGCATTTTCAGGTGGCTTGGTCGATGCCCAAAGTCCTTCTATATTGCGAAAAAACCAGTGAAGCCGGAATGAAGGCAGTGTTGATTCCTGCCCGATAGTGTCGCATATGCTACGGGCTGCAAGAAGACCGCGCACAGCTTCACGTCTATTTTGATCATTTCCAAAAAGTCGTGATGCAAAGTAATTAAGAGAAACGGCACGGGTAGTTCCTTCGTACTCACATGCATTCAGCATTCTGGAGGCAATGCACATATCATCCGATTCCATTTGTTCTTTCAAAGCCAACTTCCCTGATTGCACATCTCCTTTATAACCAAGAGAATATGCTGTATTCTGACAGGCATCCTCAGGAAAATCCGGTGCTTTTTTACCGAATGTAATAAAAGGTTCTGGTGGCAAAAAAGTATAGCCGGTAACAGGTGGAATCGGTTGGTTACGACCCTCTATTATCTCAAAACTATTCGCTGATGCACCAAAAAAGTCATGCAAAAATTTACGGCTTTTTGGATCATTAGAATCTAGAGATGCGCTAGACCCAAGGATGCGTAATTTTGGATGATCTAGTGTAAGGCCTAGACGGAGCAGCAGCAACCTCAAAAGATATGCCACCTCAACGCCGGCTGTCCCCCGGTAAAGGTGCAGTTCATCGATAATCAGGTGGAATACTCTCTCTTCCCCTCCAGCCAACCATTGTCATGTTTTCTCGAAGATTGCTTCATCTGCTTCGCGCATGAGCATAATGCTCAACATTGAAAAGTTTGTTATTAACACGTCGGGTGGTGAATCCTGCATATCCCAGCGGGAACGCATTTCAGAACCATCGAGTCTTGGAAAATAGAATTTAGCATCATTTTCACCAGTTTCCAAGGAATGTTTTTCGGCAGCTTTCGCAGCATAATCCATTTCCTTCAAAGATTTAGTAAGTTTTTCTATTCTCTTCTTATCTGGATTGCCAGGTTTTGTGAATTCATGTCCTGGAATAGGTGTGCTACTGTTATAACGTCCGAAATATATCTTGTTCCCTTGCCGATCATTCTGGAACCACTTTCTGGCATCATCTGAATCGAGAGCTTTTCGAAGCCTAGTAAGCTGATCTTCAACTAGAGCATTCATTGGATAAATAATAAGTGCGCGAACTGCTGCTTCACGCTTTTCATGACCGCGCTGAGGAATTCTATAAGTGTGCTGAATTCGTTTGTTATCACCGATACAGGAATTCTGCCATTGCGTATCATTCCACCAGTTATTGACACGGGAGTCTGGAGTGCCTGGAGCTTCCCACTTGGATGATTCGCGGGAAAGATAGGCAAAAAGGGGAAGAAGAAATGATTCAGTTTTGCCTGAACCTGTGCCTGCGGTAACAATACAATTATTGCAGTCTAGTGTTTTTTTAAGCATTTCGGCCTGATGGGCATGTAGTTCGTAGTCTTTGAACAAACCGCACGAAACTAAAGACTTAAAGTCAGTTATTTCCTGCTCATTCAATCCTGAAAGATCTTCTTCTGCTAAACTTGAAATAGTCTTTCCGGATTTTTGATACACTGGCAACGGTTCAATCCACGGTTCCTGGCACATAACCCTTGGTTCCCGCAGAAGTGCTTCCCTTTCATCCTCTATGTAAGGAAAACGAGTACCAAACGCGGTCTTTATGTATAAAATAAAGTTATCTCTTATTGTATCAAATGCACCTATTTGATCTTTCATGATATCACTCCTTTTCTGTCAGACGAAATACTGTGCGGTACTAAATCTTGTGATAATTTTCTTGAAATCATTTTAGCAATAGGCGGAGTGACGTCATAATAAATATCCATTTGATGTCCAGCAGGTAATCCTCCTATAGGTTCTTCGCCGATTGGTGCGGGTACTGGAGCCATTCCGGTACAAAGTGTAACAGCTCTTGCCAAAAAACGGGGGAGAGGCACCGTTGACGGCACAGCTAATCGATGATACCGTTCATCATAAATCATGACATTCTTTTTTTGAGATGCAAGAATAATATATCTTCCCCAATCACGATCCACTTCAGCTGTCTGGTTATTATCCCACACCCAGTGCTTTCTTTGCTGGTTCACAGGATTGACATAGGAAACGAGTTTTTGAATATTATCACAATTACGATTCGAAAATGTTAGTGAATCAGTAGAAAAAGTTTGTTTCTTCCAGTTAATATCATCTCTACGTTCAAAGATAAGATTTTCCATGATATTTTTAATCCCGACTGAAAAATTAGCCAAAGACCATGCTACAGGTGTCTCCAGATAATGATATATTTGAGTGGCAAGTGATACATTTTTTATGTATTCATAGTCAACTGCCTCTATGTAGATGGCTGAAGGCAAAAAAAGGTACTCGTTGTTCTGTTGTGTTTCGCTAAATGAAATTGAATCACGATTTGTCCGCACGAAATTTTTTATATCCTTAATTAATGATGGAACTCTGGCCCCGGTCAATATCGCTTTAGGGAGGCCAGATGTCGGCAATGCTACTAAAGAAGGTGAACAGGCGAAAACCCGGCGGTTATCAAAATCGAAATCACAATGACCCAGTGAATCGAAAAGCCTGATAGTTTGGCGTCGGACATAATTCAGGTCAACTTCTCGATTAGACATCATCATTGATTGACTCAATCCATTAAAGGCAGTATTAAACTTGTCAATATTCATATTGCCAAATGTACTAATGGTTTGTAAAAGGAGTTCAGACATGT includes the following:
- a CDS encoding DEAD/DEAH box helicase; amino-acid sequence: MKDQIGAFDTIRDNFILYIKTAFGTRFPYIEDEREALLREPRVMCQEPWIEPLPVYQKSGKTISSLAEEDLSGLNEQEITDFKSLVSCGLFKDYELHAHQAEMLKKTLDCNNCIVTAGTGSGKTESFLLPLFAYLSRESSKWEAPGTPDSRVNNWWNDTQWQNSCIGDNKRIQHTYRIPQRGHEKREAAVRALIIYPMNALVEDQLTRLRKALDSDDARKWFQNDRQGNKIYFGRYNSSTPIPGHEFTKPGNPDKKRIEKLTKSLKEMDYAAKAAEKHSLETGENDAKFYFPRLDGSEMRSRWDMQDSPPDVLITNFSMLSIMLMREADEAIFEKT